Within the Pseudobythopirellula maris genome, the region GTCGAGCGGTACATGAGCCGCTTGAGCGGGCCGCTGCTCGACCGCATCGACTTGCACATCGAGGCGCCGGCCGTCGATTTCCAAGAGCTGCGTTCCGCGCGGCAAGGGACAACCAGCGCTCAGATGCGTGAGCGGGTCGTGTCTGCCCGCGCCCACCAGGCTGAGCGCTTCGCCGCTTCCCCAACACGCGTGAACGCCCACATGTCCAGCCGCGAGGTCCGCGAGCACTGCGATCTCGACCAGATGAGCGCCGGGCTGCTCAAGACCAGCGTCGAGCAACTCGGCCTTTCGGCTCGCGCCCACGACAAGATTTTGCGTGTGGCGAGAACGATCGCCGACCTCGAGAACGCCCGGCGGATCGCCCCTGACCATGTGAGCGAAGCGCTCAACTACCGCATGCTGGACCGCAAATTGTTGGCTTGAATACAGGGAGAACCGTCAGGAGATGATCGGCTCGTCGGCGATCGCTTCGGGCAGGCCCTCGTCGGTCGAATCCGAGGCTTCGGCCGCCGTTTCTCCGGCGAAGAGACGCCAGAAGAGAAACGCCGCCATGCCGCTGACGCCCAGCGGGATCAGCCAGTAGCTCCGCCAATCGTAGGGCGCGGGTGAAACGCCTTGCGGGGTAAGCAGCCATTGCTGGGCCCCCCCGGCGAGCATCGCCCCGCTGAAGTGCCCCACGCCTTGGGTCATCAGCATCAGCGCCCCCTGGGCCGACGCCCGCGACTCGGGCGCGGTGAGACGGTCAACATAGAGCTGAGCCGTGATGTACACAAAGGCGAACGCCACGCCGTGCACCGTGAGGCCGACGTAAACCATCCAGGCGCGGTCGCCGGCGTCGCCCATGGCGAAGAGCCCGAAGCGCACAACCCAAGCCAGCACCCCTATCAAGTAAAGCCGCTTCACGCCCAGCCGCAGCAGGAGCCACGGCATCGCTACCAGGCATACCATCTCGACCACTTGGCCGATGGTCATTTTGCCCGCGGCGCCCTCGAACCCAAGGTTGTTCAGGTAAAGATTGATGTAGGTGTTGTAGAACTGCGACGGCATGCACGCTAGCACCGTGATCGCGATAAAAACCATCAGCGAGCGATTGCCCCACAGTTCGTCGCCCCCCAGCAGGGCGCGCAAGCCTGCAAGCCTGCGCACGCCCGGGCGGTGGGCGCCGAGCAAGCCGCCCCAGCGCCCGTTGGTCGGTTGCTTGGGGTCCGGCCGCTCAGCGTCTGGTTGATCAGGGGCGAGCTGATCAGAACCGAGCGGGCTGTTCGGGCGTCGCGGCAGCGGTGGCGTGGCGGGCAGCGTGAGGCAGTAGACGGCATAGACCGATTGGATCGCGACGCCGAAATAGAACGGCTGGAGCCCCGCCTCGATCGATTGGCCAAACAGCCGCGGCGCGACGAACC harbors:
- a CDS encoding MFS transporter codes for the protein MAIARPPSAPLATSNPVRLRIAVMMIFQNMSLGIWTPTLGTYIGANTGDSGAGLFGGSFVGVATSTAALGALIAPLVLGVVADRYFSIEKMLAALHAAGAFFLWNMLHSESQTTFLIWLLLFFQAYAPTASLTVALTFRHLPRNEFPLQRSLGTGGWVAAGLFIGFVAPRLFGQSIEAGLQPFYFGVAIQSVYAVYCLTLPATPPLPRRPNSPLGSDQLAPDQPDAERPDPKQPTNGRWGGLLGAHRPGVRRLAGLRALLGGDELWGNRSLMVFIAITVLACMPSQFYNTYINLYLNNLGFEGAAGKMTIGQVVEMVCLVAMPWLLLRLGVKRLYLIGVLAWVVRFGLFAMGDAGDRAWMVYVGLTVHGVAFAFVYITAQLYVDRLTAPESRASAQGALMLMTQGVGHFSGAMLAGGAQQWLLTPQGVSPAPYDWRSYWLIPLGVSGMAAFLFWRLFAGETAAEASDSTDEGLPEAIADEPIIS